A window of Enoplosus armatus isolate fEnoArm2 chromosome 3, fEnoArm2.hap1, whole genome shotgun sequence contains these coding sequences:
- the LOC139282811 gene encoding arp2/3 complex-activating protein rickA-like: MPGDEDRSWEEEDGIYPDLSREGTLTPMTESSWMDECFTPSSCPGTPDATLELPTQQPSAVERLSASGQLKSVIRRTKETSNVHPMFREGMLRRKMGPIIVNKSNSQDRLIEELQGKLGIGRVERRRKQQPDDWMTEGVIVMSNPQRTREEGAHPSVDKIVIPPESPAPQRKVLPPPQSPPAPKKPPPVKQTPPPLPPPPPTPPPPREPTPPPPKEPTPPPREPTPPPVQPPPSPSPPPKPITPPPPPKVFVSVGCQTEYDPIFPPMQEW, from the exons ATGCCTGGAGATGAAGACAGATCttgggaggaggaagacggaATTTACCCTGATCTCAGCCGAGAGGGAACCCTGACACCCATGACTGAGTCCAGCTGGATGGATGAGTGtttcaccccctcctcctgcccagGGACACCAGATGCGACGCTGGAACTGCCCACACAGCAGCCCTCTGCTGTTGAGCGACTATCTGCTTCTGGCCAA CTCAAGTCGGTTATACGCCGCACCAAAGAGACCTCCAATGTGCATCCAATGTTCAGGGAGGGAATGTTGCGACGTAAAATGGGGCCGATCATTGTGAATAAGAGCAACTCGCAAGACCGACTCATTGAGGAGCTACAGGGGAAACTGGGAATTGGGCGAGTGGAGCGCAGACGTAAACAACAGCCAGATGATTGGATGACAGAGGGAGTCATCGTCATGTCCAACCCACAGCGAACACGGGAAGAAGGGGCCCATCCATCTGTGGATAAG ATCGTCATCCCTCCAGAATCACCTGCCCCACAGAGAAAAGTCCTCCCCCCTCCGCAATCTCCCCCAGCACCCAAAAAGCCTCCCCCAGTCAAGCAGACTCCTCCGCCACTACCTCCTCCCCCTCCgacccctccccctcctcgaGAACctacccctcctccccccaagGAGCCTACTCCTCCCCCCAGGGAGCCCACGCCTCCCCCTGTCCAGCCCCCTCCATCACCTAGCCCCCCTCCCAAGCCCATCACGCCACCTCCGCCTCCCAAGGTCTTTGTTTCAGTGGGTTGTCAGACCGAGTACGACCCCATCTTCCCACCAATGCAG GAATGGTAG